The genomic DNA TTCTATTAAAGGAAATTCGTATTTAGGAGACTGAAAGCTAAGGTTAGATTCATATTTAAAAGCATCTGTGTATTTTTTTGAAGCTTTTTCTAACAACTCACTTTCTTTAGAAAAATCTTTAAAATTAAGAGAATAAGAAGTGTCTTCTTGGTTTTTCTTCAGCCATTTAGCATACTCATTTATCAACTTAAATTTTGTGTCTGATGCTATTCTATTTTTACTTTCATTTACAACGTCAGAGAAGTTCTCATAAGAGTTTGTTTTGGTGTAATTTGCTTGCGGAACTTTGTCCCAAATTAAAGCGCCATCTAAATCTCTTTCTCCAAAATTCATATAACTATATCTATCTGGCATTGCAATGTCAGAATAGACACCTTCAATTTGTGTAGAGCCACCATTAACTCTGTAGAATTTCTGAATCGTCATTTTTATTGCACCTAAATCTTCTTCGTACTTCGGGTAAAAATTATTAATAGGAATTACACTCTGTACAGTACCTTTTCCGTAAGTCTGATTTCCTCCTATAATTACAGCGCGTCCATAATCTTGCATTGCTGCAGCAAAAATTTCTGAAGCTGATGCGGATAATTCATTTACTAAAACGACTACAGAACCTTCCCACTGCATTTCAGGGTCTACATCATTTTTTACAACTGGTTCTTGCCCTCTATATTTTACTTGAACAACAGGACCTTCTGTAATAAATAAACCTGCAATTTCAATAGCAGTCTTTAAAGAACCACCACCATTATTTCTCAAGTCGATTAACAAGCCAGAAACATTTTCACTTTTTAAACGTGCTATTTCTTTTTCCATGTCCTTTGCAGAATCTCTAGAGTTACTATCAGAGAAATCGATATAAAACCTAGGTAAATCTATTAAACCATATTTTTTTCCCTCTTTTTCTACTATGGTAGATTTTACAAAAGTTTCTTCTAACTCTACCACATCTCTAATGATAGAAATTACTCTTGTAGAGCCATCCATTTTTTTCTTAACAGTTAATCGTACTTCAGTTCCTTTCTTTCCTTTAATAAATTTAATAGCATCATCTAAACGCATACCAACGATATCTAAGGGTTCTTCGTCTCCTTGTGCAACTTCTAAAATAATATCACCCGCTTCTAGGTCTCCTTGCTTCCAAGCAGGACCTCCAGAAACCAATTCAAAAATTTCTGTATAAATTCCTTTTTTTAATAGACGTGCTCCAATTCCTTCTAATTTACCAGACATATCTTGGTCAAAACGTTCTTTTGTTCTAGGCGCCATATAGGTTGTGTGAGGATCAAAAGCACCAACAACACTATTTAAAAATGTAGAAAACCAGTCTTCATGCTCTAGTTCTTCAATTCTTAAATACAGCTCATCCATATTTTTTAAAACCTCTGCTCTTGCTTCTTCTTCTAGAGCTTTAAAAGATTTTTTCTTAAACTTCTTATCTTTTTTACCTTTAGCCTCTTGTTTTTCTAGTTTACCTTGAACCCTGCTTAATACATTTAATTTTAACTGTTTACGCCAGTAGTTAACTAGTTCGTTTTCGTTTTTAGCAAAAGGAACTTTATCATAATCGAGATCTATCGTTTCATTTTTATTAAAATTGAAAGGTTGTGCTAATAATTCTCCATAATAAGATTTAGCTGTCTTAATTTTTTCAGTAAAATTACTATAGACCAAATTGTAAAAAGACACATCATCTTTTAATAATTGATTGTCAATCTCATACTTGTATTTAGAAAACTCTTTGATGTCTTTTTGAGTAAAATAACGTTTACTTGGATCTAAACCATCAATAAAACTTTTAAAAACTTGTTCAGAAAAATCATCATTCATATCTTTTACTAGGAAATGACCTCTAGTTAAAATATTTTTTAGAACATAAACTAAGATTTTGTCTTTCTCTGGATCTGAGTTTTTTATATCAGTTTTTGCATAAACCGATGTAAATAACATTAAGAATGCTATTAATGTAATGCTTATTTTATTTGTTACTTTCATAAACCTTCTGTCGTGATTTGTATTATAAAATTACTTTTTTGCATTTACCAATTTACTAAAATAATGCCAAATTATTAAAAAGAAGGATTGCTTTCTTTTTTTTTGTAAATTTTATTAAGAATACCTTAAAAGTGAATCCTACAATATTACATAAAAAACGACGGTTCTATTCTTTACGAATTGTTAAAAAGAAAATAGTTTAAATGAATTACATTTGTATTTAAAATAAACAATTATGCAAGAAAAACCGTTAATCTTAGTTACAAATGATGATGGAATTACTGCTCCTGGAATTAGAGCGTTAATAAAAATAATGAATAAGATTGGAGATGTTGTTGTTGTTGCACCCGATAGTCCGCAAAGCGGAATGGGACATGCAATTACGGTAGATAATGTGTTAACTTGTAATCCTATAACTATTGATGATGGTCCGCAATTAGAGTACACGTGCTCTGGAACACCTGCAGATTGTGTAAAAATGGCTGTAAATGAAATTTTAAATAGAAAACCAGATTTATGTGTTTCTGGTATTAATCACGGTGCAAATTCTTCGATAAGCGTAATTTATTCAGGAACAATGAGTGCTGCAGTAGAAGCAGGAATAGAGGGTGTGCCCGCAATTGGCTTTTCTTTACTAGATTTTAAATGGCATGCAGATTTTAAACCATCAGAAGAATATATAAAAAATATTACTTTAAATGCTTTGTTAAATGGTATTCCAGAAGGGATTGTTTTGAATGTG from Polaribacter sp. ALD11 includes the following:
- a CDS encoding carboxy terminal-processing peptidase, yielding MKVTNKISITLIAFLMLFTSVYAKTDIKNSDPEKDKILVYVLKNILTRGHFLVKDMNDDFSEQVFKSFIDGLDPSKRYFTQKDIKEFSKYKYEIDNQLLKDDVSFYNLVYSNFTEKIKTAKSYYGELLAQPFNFNKNETIDLDYDKVPFAKNENELVNYWRKQLKLNVLSRVQGKLEKQEAKGKKDKKFKKKSFKALEEEARAEVLKNMDELYLRIEELEHEDWFSTFLNSVVGAFDPHTTYMAPRTKERFDQDMSGKLEGIGARLLKKGIYTEIFELVSGGPAWKQGDLEAGDIILEVAQGDEEPLDIVGMRLDDAIKFIKGKKGTEVRLTVKKKMDGSTRVISIIRDVVELEETFVKSTIVEKEGKKYGLIDLPRFYIDFSDSNSRDSAKDMEKEIARLKSENVSGLLIDLRNNGGGSLKTAIEIAGLFITEGPVVQVKYRGQEPVVKNDVDPEMQWEGSVVVLVNELSASASEIFAAAMQDYGRAVIIGGNQTYGKGTVQSVIPINNFYPKYEEDLGAIKMTIQKFYRVNGGSTQIEGVYSDIAMPDRYSYMNFGERDLDGALIWDKVPQANYTKTNSYENFSDVVNESKNRIASDTKFKLINEYAKWLKKNQEDTSYSLNFKDFSKESELLEKASKKYTDAFKYESNLSFQSPKYEFPLIEKDSVLADKRNAWHKSLAKDIYVAEALNVLKELKLKNTTEIVKH
- the surE gene encoding 5'/3'-nucleotidase SurE, translating into MQEKPLILVTNDDGITAPGIRALIKIMNKIGDVVVVAPDSPQSGMGHAITVDNVLTCNPITIDDGPQLEYTCSGTPADCVKMAVNEILNRKPDLCVSGINHGANSSISVIYSGTMSAAVEAGIEGVPAIGFSLLDFKWHADFKPSEEYIKNITLNALLNGIPEGIVLNVNIPKLKKEEIKGVKICRQANGYWKEIFDKRKNPLGKEYYWLSGEFVNKDRGQDTDIYALENGYVSVVPVQFDMTAHHMIQKLNSWEL